Proteins encoded by one window of Pseudorca crassidens isolate mPseCra1 chromosome 3, mPseCra1.hap1, whole genome shotgun sequence:
- the POLK gene encoding DNA polymerase kappa, producing the protein MDSTEEKNDSTKEKNDNYKDDLLLRVGLNDNKAGMEGLDKEKINKIIMEATKGSRFYGNELKKEKQVNQRIENMMQQKAQITSQQLRKAQLQVDRFAMELEHSRDLNNTIVHIDMDAFYAAVEMRDNPELKDKPIAVGSVSMLTTSNYHARRFGVRAAMPGFIAKRLCPQLIIVPPNFDKYRAVSREVKEILADYDPNFMAMSLDEAYVNITKHLEERQNWPEDKRKYFIKTGNSLENDKPGKEVNKLREQERSISPLLFEDSPPDLQSPGNPFQVNFEELNNLQILQNSIVFGTSAEEVVKEIRFRIEQKTTLTASAGIAPNTMLAKVCSDKNKPNGQYQILPNRQAVMDFIKDLPIRKVSGIGKVTEKMLKALGIITCTELYQQRALLSLLFSETSWHYFLHISLGLGSTQLARDGERKSMSVERTFSEISKAEEQYSLCQELCSELAQDLQKEGLKGRTVTIKLKNVNFEVKTRASTVSSVVSTAEEIFAIAKELLRTEIDADFPHPLRLRLMGVRLSGFPNEEEKKCQQRSIIGFLQPGNQALSATRCTPEKTDKDQFLKPLEMSHKKSFFDKKRSERNWSYQDTFKCETVDKQSLQTSRFFQVLKKRMSENLETLENSGNCHIFTCPVCFREQGSISLEAFNKHVDACLDGPSISGNSKMSSRSHASSTEVNEKENVHDFVSVCEKQDCETHQKNAEITSVDSVELAETTGNQSNTEGVDVLSNKHSEEECSSLPSKSFNMEHYPQNCCAVSLENEDVASLGRNEPLQPYLYEVISDQVLVCPVCNLEQKTSDLTLFNVHVDVCLNKGIIQELRRDKVNPVNQPKESTTSTDNSGKVQKIGTKANRPGLTTKYSASKKTKPNSPRHTLDIFFK; encoded by the exons ATGGATAGCACAGAGGAGAAGAATGACAGCACAAAGGAGAAGAATGACAATTACAAAGATGATCTTCTGCTAAGGGTGGGACTTAATGATAATAAAGCCGGAATGGAAGGAttagataaagagaaaattaacaaaattataaTGGAAGCCACAAag GGGTCCAGATTTTATGGAAATGAGctcaagaaagaaaagcaagtcaACCAACGAATTGAAAATATGATGCAACAAAAAGCTCAAATTACCAGCCAGCAGCTAAGGAAAGCACAATTACAG gttgaCAGATTTGCAATGGAATTGGAACACAGCCGGGATCTGAACAATACCATAGTACATATTGACATGGATGCTTTCTATGCAGCTGTAGAAATGAGGGACAATCCAGAACTGAAGGATAAACCCATTGCTGTAGGATCAGTGAGTATGTTG ACTACTTCGAATTACCACGCAAGGAGATTTGGTGTTCGTGCAGCCATGCCAGGATTCATTGCAAAAAGACTCTGCCCACAACTTATTATAGTGCCCCCAAACTTTGACAAATACCGAGCTGTGAGTAGAGAG GTTAAGGAAATACTTGCTGATTATGATCCCAATTTTATGGCCATGAGTCTTGATGAAGCCTACGTGAATATAACAAAGCATTTAGAGGAAAGACAAAATTGGCCTGAGGACAAAAGGAAGTATTTCATCAAAACAGGGAACTCTCTAGAAAATG ATAAACCAGGAAAGGAAGTTAATAAACTGCGTGAGCAGGAACGATCCATCTCTCCTCTACTTTTTGAAGATAGTCCTCCTGATTTGCAGTCCCCAGGAAATCCTTTCCAAGTGAACTTTGAAGAACTGAATAATCTTCAAATACTCCAAAACTCAATTGTTTTTGGAACATCAGCTGAGGAAGTGGTAAAGGAAATTCGTTTCAGAATCGAGCAAAAAACTACACTGACAGCCAGTGCAG GCATTGCACCAAATACAATGTTAGCGAAAGTATGCAGTGATAAGAATAAACCAAATGGACAATACCAAATTCTCCCTAATAGACAAGCTGTGATGGACTTCATCAAGGACTTACCCATTAGAAAG GTTTCTGGAATAGGAAAAGTTACAGAGAAAATGTTGAAGGCCCTTGGAATTATTACTTGTACAGAACTATACCAACAGAGGGCAttactttctctccttttctctgaaacatcttggcattatttccttcataTTTCCCTAGGTCTAGGTTCAACACAGCTGGCAAG ggatggagagaggaaaaGCATGAGTGTTGAGAG GACATTCAGTGAGATAAGTAAAGCAGAAGAACAGTACAGCTTGTGCCAAGAACTTTGCAGTGAACTTGCTCAAGACCTGCAGAAAGAAGGACTTAAG GGTAGAACTGTTACCATTAAGCTGAAGAATGTGAATTTTGAAGTAAAAACTCGTGCATCTACAGTTTCATCTGTTGTTTCTactgcagaagaaatatttgctaTTGCTAAAGAATTGCTAAGAACAGAAATTGATGCTGATTTTCCACATCCCTTGAGATTAAGACTTATGG GGGTGCGACTATCTGGTTTTCCCAATGAAGAGGAGAAGAAATGCCAACAAAGGAGCATTATTGGCTTCTTACAGCCTGGAAACCAAGCCCTGTCAGCCACCAGGTGTACACCAGAGAAAACTGACAAAGATCAGTTTCTAAAACCTCTAGAAATGTCCCATAAGAAGAGTTTCTTTGATAAAAAACGATCTGAAAGGAATTGGAGCTACCAGGACACATTTAAATGTGAAACTGTAGATAAACAAAGTTTACAGACATCACGATTCTTCCAAGTTTTAAAGAAGAGGATGAGTGAGAATTTAGAAACATTGGAGAATTCAGGTAACTGCCATATATTTACTTGTCCTGTTTGCTTCAGGGAGCAAGGAAGCATCAGTCTGGAAGCCTTTAATAAACATGTAGATGCGTGTCTTGATGGACCTTCCATCAGTGGAAACTCTAAAATGTCCTCACGTTCACATGCTTCCTCTACAGAAGTGAACGAGAAAGAAAATGTCCATGATTTTGTTTCTGTCTGTGAGAAGCAGGATTGTGAAACTCATCAGAAGAATGCAGAGATCACATCAGTAGATTCTGTAGAGTTGGCAGAGACTACTGGTAATCAATCTAATACAGAAGGTGTAGATGTGCTAAGTAATAAGCACAGTGAAGAGGAATGTTCTAGTCTTCCAAGCAAATCGTTTAATATGGAACACTATCCTCAGAATTGTTGCGCTGTTTCACTGGAAAATGAAGATGTTGCGTCATTAGGAAGGAACGAGCCCCTACAACCTTATTTATATGAAGTGATCAGTGACCAAGTCCTCGTTTGTCCTGTTTGTAACCTAGAACAAAAGACTTCAGATCTTACCCTATTCAATGTGCATGTAGATGTTTGCTTAAATAAAGGCATTATCCAGGAACTGAGAAGAGATAAGGTTAATCCAGTTAACCAACCCAAAGAAAGCACCACAAGTACTG ATAACTCAGGCAAAGTACAGAAGATTGGAACAAAAGCAAACAG GCCAGGACTGACGACAAAGTACTCGgcatcaaagaaaacaaaaccaaacagtcCCAGACACAcccttgatatattttttaaatga